The following are encoded together in the Bacteroidales bacterium genome:
- a CDS encoding YihY/virulence factor BrkB family protein, giving the protein MKDKIHKILFVLKNISLPGFDGQPIFDVFSFLIKSLGKSALTVRASSIAYNMFLALIPALIFFFSALAYIPIPDFTHELLKLLKEVMPVNAYLTIRSTIIDIIQHKRAGLLSFGFISTLYFATNGMNALITAFNATELTYDNRNWLQRRGVAFILLIIFSTLIIVSVALLIFSQSFFNFLMEQDIIKTKILLYLLILAKWLIVLSSFFFSISFLYYFAPARKSKFRIISAGSTTATILVLLISLGFSYYVNNFGQYNKVYGSLGTLIVLMLWIYFNSLALLIGYELNWSIRHTKNKKQTEALPK; this is encoded by the coding sequence ATGAAGGATAAAATACATAAAATCCTTTTTGTTTTAAAAAATATATCTTTACCAGGTTTCGATGGTCAACCTATTTTTGATGTTTTTTCGTTTCTAATAAAGAGCTTGGGCAAATCGGCTCTAACTGTCAGAGCATCTTCTATTGCTTATAATATGTTCCTGGCTCTAATTCCAGCACTTATTTTTTTCTTTTCAGCACTTGCTTATATACCAATTCCAGATTTTACGCACGAATTGCTAAAATTATTAAAAGAGGTTATGCCTGTTAATGCCTATCTTACTATTAGAAGCACCATTATAGATATTATACAACACAAACGAGCAGGATTGCTTTCGTTTGGTTTTATTTCTACTTTGTATTTTGCTACCAACGGGATGAATGCACTCATAACGGCTTTTAATGCTACCGAACTCACATACGATAATCGCAACTGGCTTCAACGGAGAGGGGTTGCCTTTATATTGTTGATTATTTTTTCTACGTTAATTATTGTATCAGTTGCTTTACTTATATTTAGTCAATCGTTTTTTAACTTTTTGATGGAACAAGACATTATAAAAACAAAAATATTGCTTTACTTGCTAATACTTGCAAAATGGTTGATTGTTCTTTCGTCATTTTTCTTTTCTATTTCATTTTTGTATTATTTCGCCCCTGCCCGAAAATCGAAATTCCGTATCATTTCGGCTGGATCTACTACTGCTACCATTCTAGTTTTACTTATTTCGTTAGGATTTTCGTATTATGTTAATAACTTTGGACAATACAATAAAGTTTACGGATCGTTAGGTACACTCATTGTTCTGATGTTGTGGATATATTTCAATTCACTTGCCTTACTTATTGGCTATGAGTTGAACTGGAGTATTCGACACACTAAAAACAAAAAACAAACAGAGGCACTACCTAAATAA